One genomic segment of Virgibacillus doumboii includes these proteins:
- a CDS encoding sigma 54-interacting transcriptional regulator, which translates to MSRIMDIFKQLGRADKKGLSASDIGEQLDINRSTASRYLNDLVKANKVVKIQGKPVKYAIKDPTPDQTSPTNVIGAGDSLHPILETGMAAFLYPSRPLPILLTGETGTGKSYLAETLSKMAIEKSKEKKDVPFIAFNCADYAQNAELLVGQIFGIKEGAFTGATEDKKGLVEQADGGILFLDEIHRLPPSGQEMLFYLMDKGVYRRLGEATQERTANIALIGATTENSEDYLLPTLLRRFSVKLNIPPLRERTTAEREALVEHFLAEEATKMNTSLSIEDKCRDAFLTYDCPGNIGQLKSDIQIVCARAYLRYINGEDEKVLIKMEDFPGESTPSTKADVKERQAVQMIEAKESEEKTAYPFPNIYQRLDRSSEVNENLQTVMLNYIQDLMDKYEQPGSLQQGWQKLIDDDLFNALKQAANQLRDKVPVTIHDNQLYVIGLHLQNYRNHLKGNVSRAPIPVMIHPNMAYRQAANLLAGYLQKTIGMNLPTEEIELIAHFLTPDQKYEQETALEQSIAVILVTHGKSTASSMAEVTNYLLGNNVIHAVDMPLNISAVDTYERVKQKINGLKNIKGALLLVDIGSLITMGDAIQRELDVPIKTLSSVNLPMVMEAGRKSLISDQTLEAIYYETKKAMFAFMEKEQESANIKKKRLIATVCFTGEGAAQLLESWIENQLSTLDQDVLIRTVRIDPNTKNTSVLDDLKSYYEVIAIIGTVPVSIDGIPYIPAWELLQQEGISRMLKLLEITRQSAIPTVEKDISTEELHDLIVQGLGEIVTYINPKTIAGILNDHIPQIRDYYVWDTNRELGMWMHISVLIDRIISVNVKGNREQYISSFPIDNTTIITNEENELWIPLFLKIAEAFQVEFTDEIKKELVKLSR; encoded by the coding sequence ATGAGTCGCATTATGGATATTTTCAAACAGCTTGGCAGAGCTGATAAAAAAGGGCTTAGTGCCAGTGATATCGGGGAGCAGCTGGATATTAACCGGTCAACTGCAAGCCGCTATCTGAATGATCTGGTAAAAGCAAATAAGGTAGTGAAAATTCAGGGGAAGCCGGTAAAATACGCAATTAAAGACCCCACACCTGATCAAACTTCACCAACCAACGTAATCGGTGCCGGTGACAGTCTGCATCCTATTTTGGAAACAGGCATGGCGGCGTTTTTATACCCGTCAAGGCCATTGCCGATTTTGCTGACAGGTGAAACAGGAACAGGTAAATCCTATCTGGCTGAAACGTTGTCGAAAATGGCAATCGAAAAATCGAAGGAAAAGAAGGATGTTCCCTTTATTGCCTTCAATTGTGCCGATTATGCCCAGAACGCTGAATTACTTGTCGGACAGATTTTCGGGATAAAAGAAGGCGCATTCACCGGTGCTACCGAAGATAAAAAAGGTCTGGTGGAACAGGCTGACGGCGGGATTCTTTTCCTTGATGAAATTCACCGCCTCCCGCCATCCGGTCAGGAAATGTTATTTTACCTGATGGATAAAGGGGTTTACCGCCGACTTGGCGAGGCTACACAAGAACGCACTGCCAACATCGCGCTGATTGGTGCCACAACGGAAAATTCGGAAGACTATTTGCTGCCGACGCTGTTGCGGCGTTTTTCCGTTAAGTTAAATATTCCACCGTTGCGGGAAAGAACTACTGCTGAGCGTGAGGCATTGGTGGAACATTTTCTTGCTGAGGAAGCTACGAAAATGAACACGTCCCTGTCAATTGAGGATAAATGTCGTGATGCTTTTCTGACATACGATTGTCCGGGGAATATCGGCCAGCTGAAAAGCGATATCCAAATTGTCTGTGCCCGTGCGTATTTACGGTATATTAATGGTGAGGATGAAAAAGTTCTTATCAAAATGGAAGACTTTCCGGGTGAAAGCACTCCGTCAACAAAAGCAGATGTAAAAGAACGCCAGGCTGTACAAATGATTGAAGCAAAAGAATCAGAAGAGAAAACTGCTTATCCGTTTCCAAATATTTATCAGCGGCTTGACAGATCAAGCGAAGTAAATGAAAATCTGCAAACGGTTATGCTGAACTATATTCAGGATTTAATGGATAAGTATGAGCAGCCGGGTAGTCTGCAGCAAGGCTGGCAAAAGCTGATTGATGATGACCTGTTTAACGCTTTAAAGCAGGCAGCAAACCAGCTGAGAGATAAGGTGCCTGTGACAATTCATGATAATCAGCTGTATGTCATTGGACTGCATTTGCAAAATTACCGTAACCATTTAAAAGGAAATGTATCAAGAGCACCGATACCGGTTATGATTCATCCGAACATGGCTTATCGACAAGCAGCGAATCTGCTTGCGGGATATTTGCAGAAAACGATTGGCATGAATTTACCGACCGAGGAAATTGAGCTGATCGCACACTTTCTGACACCTGATCAGAAGTATGAGCAGGAAACAGCGCTGGAACAATCGATAGCGGTTATTCTCGTAACCCACGGGAAATCGACCGCATCATCGATGGCAGAGGTAACGAATTATCTGCTTGGAAATAATGTTATCCATGCCGTTGATATGCCGCTGAATATTTCAGCTGTTGATACGTACGAGCGGGTAAAACAAAAGATTAATGGGCTAAAAAATATTAAGGGCGCGCTTCTCCTCGTCGATATCGGTTCGTTAATTACGATGGGTGATGCAATACAGCGTGAACTGGATGTTCCAATCAAAACGTTATCAAGTGTTAATCTCCCGATGGTCATGGAGGCAGGCAGGAAATCATTAATTTCCGACCAGACACTGGAAGCTATTTATTATGAGACAAAAAAAGCGATGTTTGCGTTTATGGAGAAGGAACAGGAATCCGCCAACATTAAAAAGAAGCGGCTGATTGCTACAGTATGTTTTACGGGTGAGGGTGCTGCACAGTTGCTTGAGTCCTGGATTGAAAACCAGCTTTCCACACTTGATCAGGATGTGTTAATCCGCACGGTACGCATTGATCCGAATACAAAAAATACGTCAGTTCTTGACGACTTAAAGAGCTACTATGAAGTAATCGCAATCATTGGGACTGTACCTGTTTCCATTGACGGAATCCCGTATATTCCGGCCTGGGAACTCCTGCAGCAGGAAGGCATTTCCCGCATGCTGAAACTGCTGGAGATTACACGGCAGTCAGCAATCCCGACTGTGGAAAAAGATATTTCAACGGAGGAACTACATGACCTGATTGTTCAGGGGCTTGGGGAGATTGTTACGTATATTAATCCGAAAACAATTGCCGGAATTCTGAATGATCATATTCCTCAAATCCGCGACTATTATGTTTGGGACACAAACAGGGAACTTGGCATGTGGATGCATATCAGTGTTTTAATTGACCGGATTATTTCAGTCAATGTGAAGGGAAACAGGGAGCAATACATTTCATCGTTTCCTATTGATAATACGACGATAATTACGAATGAAGAGAACGAACTTTGGATCCCGCTTTTTCTTAAAATCGCAGAAGCATTTCAGGTCGAATTTACGGATGAAATAAAAAAAGAATTAGTAAAACTTTCCCGCTGA
- a CDS encoding PTS sugar transporter subunit IIB — MKLIILCSWGATSSQLAKKVQEAAEKRGVDLEAFAGGTGEFKQKASEYDVALLEPQVRHLKKEVTKVAEQHDIPVELVDQRAFALMDGDKVLDQALNLVK; from the coding sequence ATGAAATTAATAATTTTATGCAGCTGGGGAGCAACATCAAGTCAGTTGGCCAAAAAAGTACAGGAAGCAGCAGAAAAAAGAGGTGTGGACCTTGAAGCATTTGCTGGAGGAACTGGTGAATTTAAGCAAAAAGCAAGTGAATATGATGTAGCTTTATTGGAACCACAAGTACGTCATTTGAAAAAAGAAGTTACCAAAGTAGCAGAACAGCATGACATTCCGGTTGAACTGGTTGATCAGCGTGCGTTCGCGTTAATGGATGGCGACAAAGTACTTGATCAAGCATTAAATCTGGTGAAATAA
- a CDS encoding PTS sugar transporter subunit IIC, with translation MNVAQWLEDHLMEPLGKIAQNKYLQAIRDAFVIFALPVIITGAIFLIIANPPSSLEWGIIDAWENAVKPIQAQLLFPFNLTFGLMALTVAFGVGYSLAIREDMDAVMAGILSMLAFFMTAFPVTDITQVPFGEILNYLGGQGLFVAIILGILTTELMRFLINKGVAFEMPAGVPPYVMRTFRALIPFMIILPLVWILAWIAWANTGRTIPQLVLDLFSPFVAASNSYWAALGMILLMLVLWAIGIHGMNVVSSVAYPFWMTQLAANADAVEAGKEATGIVTEPFFHMFTHIGGSGATLGLVIFMLFAASAQLKQVGKTAIIPSFFNINEPVIFGVPIVLNPVLIIPFVLGPVIIVTINYILFATGILPPVIVQPPFTVPIFFGGFIATGGSVLAGLVQIMNAIIAAVIYYPFFKKYDKQLASEEQSDNDAEPANS, from the coding sequence ATGAACGTAGCACAATGGCTAGAAGATCACCTGATGGAACCATTGGGTAAAATAGCACAAAATAAATATTTGCAGGCAATTCGTGATGCATTCGTTATTTTTGCATTACCGGTTATTATTACCGGGGCGATTTTCCTGATTATCGCGAACCCGCCATCCTCACTGGAATGGGGTATAATTGACGCGTGGGAAAATGCCGTTAAACCGATTCAGGCACAGTTACTGTTTCCATTTAACCTGACGTTTGGACTGATGGCGTTAACGGTCGCGTTTGGTGTCGGTTACAGTCTGGCGATTCGTGAAGATATGGATGCGGTCATGGCCGGAATTCTTTCGATGCTGGCATTTTTCATGACAGCATTTCCAGTAACTGATATTACACAGGTGCCTTTTGGGGAAATTTTAAATTATCTTGGTGGACAAGGTTTATTTGTAGCAATTATTTTAGGTATTTTAACAACAGAATTAATGCGGTTTTTGATTAATAAAGGGGTAGCATTTGAAATGCCTGCGGGTGTTCCGCCATATGTTATGCGAACCTTTCGGGCACTTATTCCATTTATGATTATTTTGCCGCTTGTGTGGATTTTGGCATGGATTGCTTGGGCAAATACTGGTAGGACAATCCCGCAGTTGGTATTGGATTTATTCAGCCCATTTGTTGCGGCATCCAATTCATACTGGGCAGCACTTGGAATGATTCTCTTGATGCTTGTCCTATGGGCAATTGGTATTCACGGAATGAACGTTGTATCTTCCGTAGCATATCCGTTCTGGATGACCCAGCTTGCAGCAAACGCAGATGCTGTTGAAGCAGGAAAAGAAGCAACAGGTATCGTAACTGAACCTTTCTTCCACATGTTTACACACATTGGTGGTTCCGGTGCGACACTGGGACTGGTAATATTTATGCTGTTCGCGGCATCTGCGCAGTTGAAACAGGTAGGAAAAACAGCGATTATTCCATCATTTTTCAATATTAACGAACCGGTTATCTTTGGTGTACCGATTGTATTAAACCCGGTACTGATTATTCCATTTGTACTAGGTCCGGTAATTATCGTAACCATCAACTATATTCTGTTTGCAACCGGCATATTACCACCGGTTATCGTGCAGCCGCCATTTACGGTACCGATTTTCTTCGGTGGATTTATCGCAACCGGCGGATCTGTATTGGCGGGACTAGTTCAAATTATGAATGCGATTATCGCAGCGGTTATTTACTATCCGTTCTTTAAAAAATATGACAAACAACTTGCCAGTGAAGAGCAGTCGGATAATGATGCAGAACCGGCAAACAGCTAG
- a CDS encoding PTS lactose/cellobiose transporter subunit IIA: MNYEEIMMQLILHGGNARGAAYEALNEAEEYNFDEAEKLLNEADEEFLKGHKYQTELIQSDDDKVPNFFMIHAQDHVMTAQAELQLVKRMVNQLKMTQKLEQRIEKLEK, translated from the coding sequence ATGAACTATGAAGAAATTATGATGCAGCTTATTTTACACGGAGGAAACGCCCGTGGTGCAGCATATGAAGCTTTGAACGAAGCGGAAGAGTATAATTTCGATGAAGCTGAAAAGTTACTTAACGAAGCTGATGAGGAATTTTTAAAAGGTCATAAATACCAGACAGAGCTGATTCAGAGTGACGATGACAAGGTGCCAAACTTCTTTATGATCCATGCACAGGATCACGTCATGACAGCGCAGGCTGAACTTCAATTGGTTAAGCGTATGGTTAATCAATTGAAAATGACACAGAAACTTGAACAGCGGATCGAAAAGCTTGAAAAATAA
- a CDS encoding Gfo/Idh/MocA family protein, translating to MKFGTVGTSWITDAFIGAAEEVNDFTLAAVYSRREDKAKEFADKHGVKHYFTDVEEMANSGEIDCVYLASPNSFHYEHAVTFLKNKKHVICEKPIFSNTKEWEEAYQIAEENNVYLFEAMRNIHSPNFASLKESIKHIGQVRSTSLQLVQYSSRYDKYLNGEQPNIFTAEFSGGALVDLGVYPLSVTVGLFGEPEKAAYYPGMLDSGVDGNGTLILTYDGFTCTILCSKRSNSFNSCEIHGEEGTLIFEGAGEIDNPRLIKTPSKEEVALESVDTDNNMVYEIERFKSIIGSRDDAAYLDLKNQSYTVLSITEKARKQNGIVFGTEKN from the coding sequence GTGAAATTTGGAACAGTTGGAACGAGTTGGATAACAGACGCATTTATCGGCGCAGCAGAAGAAGTTAATGATTTTACACTTGCAGCGGTCTACTCACGAAGAGAGGATAAGGCTAAAGAATTTGCGGATAAACACGGAGTGAAGCATTATTTTACCGATGTGGAAGAAATGGCAAATAGCGGTGAAATCGATTGTGTGTATTTGGCATCCCCAAATTCTTTTCATTACGAGCACGCAGTTACTTTTTTGAAAAATAAAAAGCATGTCATCTGTGAAAAGCCGATCTTTTCTAACACGAAAGAATGGGAAGAAGCATATCAGATTGCCGAAGAAAATAACGTGTATTTATTCGAAGCAATGCGTAATATTCATTCACCGAATTTTGCGAGTCTGAAGGAAAGTATCAAACACATTGGACAGGTTCGCAGCACGTCACTGCAGCTTGTGCAGTATTCGTCAAGGTACGATAAATATTTAAATGGGGAGCAGCCGAATATTTTTACAGCGGAGTTTTCCGGTGGTGCACTGGTTGATCTGGGTGTTTATCCGCTTTCCGTTACAGTTGGATTATTTGGGGAACCGGAGAAAGCTGCTTATTACCCGGGAATGCTGGATAGCGGCGTTGATGGAAATGGGACATTGATTTTAACATATGATGGTTTCACGTGTACGATTCTCTGCTCGAAACGATCCAATTCCTTTAATTCGTGTGAGATTCATGGGGAGGAAGGGACATTGATTTTTGAAGGCGCGGGCGAAATAGACAACCCACGATTAATTAAAACCCCGTCAAAAGAGGAAGTAGCATTGGAGTCTGTTGATACAGACAACAACATGGTTTACGAGATTGAAAGATTTAAAAGCATTATCGGGAGTCGGGATGATGCGGCTTATCTGGATCTGAAAAATCAAAGTTACACGGTTCTTTCCATTACCGAAAAAGCACGTAAGCAAAATGGTATTGTTTTTGGTACTGAAAAAAACTAA
- a CDS encoding FMN-binding glutamate synthase family protein, producing the protein MNMANVMTIIGFAVVVLIIIVLLVVGIYLYFIDRTQKQHPVLRNYPLIGRARYFFESIGPELRQYFFNNDNEGKPFSRNDYSHIVRKAKYKRDVYGFGSQRDFEEAGYYVRNSMFPKLSEELKMDRETKVQTNRYLLIKEPLFAQREEKLEEHESPVYLLDEKDTIVIGEKCKYPFKVRGQIGMSAMSYGSLGDRAITALSEGLGIAKGTWMNTGEGGISDYHLKGGVDLIMQIGPGMFGVRDREGNFNWDELLEKSKIPQLKAFEVKLAQGAKTRGGHIDGEKVTEEIARIRMVEPYKSIDSPNRFPEFSDMPSLFDFIERIREHTGKPVGMKIVIGSHIEADELAKQIRDTGKGPDFITVDGGEGGTGASYQELTDSVGLPIRSALPLVDNALKKYGVRNTVKIFASGKLVSPDRVAMALAMGADLVNIARGFMITVGCIQALQCASNMCPVGVTTTDPDLQKALVVDEKKHRTTNYVITMRKGLFRIAAASGLDSPVHFKREHVVYKDEKGKTWSMDEIYQTMIEQGGEGSANA; encoded by the coding sequence ATGAATATGGCTAATGTGATGACAATTATCGGGTTTGCAGTTGTCGTTCTTATTATAATTGTACTTCTTGTAGTTGGTATCTACTTATATTTTATTGACCGGACACAGAAACAGCATCCGGTGCTCCGTAATTATCCGTTGATTGGCAGGGCCAGGTATTTTTTTGAGAGCATTGGTCCTGAATTACGGCAGTATTTTTTCAATAATGATAATGAAGGAAAGCCGTTTTCCCGTAATGACTATTCACATATTGTGCGCAAGGCAAAATATAAACGTGATGTTTACGGCTTTGGTTCACAGCGTGACTTTGAGGAAGCGGGATATTATGTGCGCAATTCCATGTTTCCAAAGCTTAGTGAAGAATTAAAAATGGACAGGGAGACGAAGGTGCAAACCAACCGCTACCTGCTGATAAAAGAGCCGTTGTTTGCACAGCGGGAAGAGAAGCTTGAGGAGCATGAATCCCCCGTATACCTGCTTGATGAAAAAGATACAATTGTGATTGGAGAGAAATGTAAATATCCCTTTAAAGTCAGAGGACAAATTGGAATGTCGGCGATGAGCTATGGGTCGCTTGGTGACCGGGCGATTACCGCACTCTCGGAAGGGCTCGGTATTGCCAAAGGTACCTGGATGAACACGGGTGAGGGCGGTATTTCCGATTATCATTTAAAAGGCGGCGTTGATCTGATTATGCAAATTGGTCCCGGAATGTTTGGGGTGCGGGATCGGGAAGGAAATTTTAACTGGGATGAGCTGTTGGAAAAAAGTAAAATTCCCCAGTTAAAAGCATTTGAAGTAAAACTGGCCCAGGGTGCAAAAACGCGCGGAGGCCATATTGACGGCGAGAAAGTAACGGAAGAGATTGCGAGAATCCGTATGGTTGAGCCATATAAATCAATTGACAGTCCGAATCGCTTCCCGGAATTCAGTGACATGCCCTCGTTATTTGATTTTATTGAACGGATCAGGGAACATACGGGCAAACCTGTTGGCATGAAAATTGTTATCGGCAGTCATATCGAGGCTGATGAATTAGCGAAACAGATAAGAGATACAGGCAAAGGTCCCGACTTTATTACAGTTGACGGCGGGGAAGGTGGCACTGGCGCTTCGTATCAAGAGTTGACAGACAGTGTTGGCCTGCCAATCCGATCTGCGCTTCCTCTTGTCGATAATGCGTTAAAAAAATATGGTGTCCGCAATACTGTGAAAATATTTGCCTCAGGAAAGCTTGTTTCTCCGGACCGTGTGGCCATGGCGCTTGCGATGGGAGCAGACCTTGTTAACATCGCACGGGGCTTCATGATAACGGTCGGCTGTATCCAGGCATTGCAGTGTGCATCAAATATGTGTCCTGTTGGAGTCACAACGACAGACCCCGATCTGCAGAAAGCATTGGTCGTTGATGAGAAAAAACACCGCACCACCAATTATGTCATTACCATGCGTAAAGGTCTGTTCAGAATCGCAGCAGCATCCGGGCTGGATTCACCGGTACATTTTAAACGGGAACATGTTGTTTATAAAGATGAAAAAGGCAAAACCTGGTCAATGGATGAAATTTATCAGACGATGATTGAACAGGGTGGCGAAGGATCGGCGAATGCTTGA
- a CDS encoding sugar diacid recognition domain-containing protein gives MEITSELGQEIIKRLAEYIDVDINIMDLNGKIVASTDKSRINELHCGAVEVLRMNEPLILKEEDVQRYPGTKPGANLPIMHQNKISGVVGVSGNPKDILRITGLIRASVEMVIEQIYIQRQAYYEERQWNNWLHQLLHPSGYSEEKLKEDAVYSLKINTDSQWRVIVLHGAGVQDSIDGIRREIVNSKITALFTLPFAEDEIVITISSTLEAIKRLTERLGDFNHSIGVGE, from the coding sequence TTGGAAATAACCAGCGAATTAGGTCAGGAAATTATTAAGCGCCTTGCTGAGTATATCGATGTTGATATTAATATAATGGACCTTAATGGCAAAATCGTTGCCAGTACGGATAAGTCCAGAATTAATGAACTACACTGCGGGGCGGTTGAAGTGCTTAGAATGAATGAGCCGCTAATATTAAAGGAAGAAGATGTTCAACGCTATCCGGGGACTAAACCCGGAGCTAATCTGCCAATCATGCATCAGAATAAAATTTCCGGTGTGGTTGGAGTAAGTGGAAATCCGAAAGATATTTTGCGGATAACCGGATTAATCCGTGCATCAGTCGAAATGGTTATTGAACAAATATATATACAGCGACAAGCATATTATGAAGAGAGACAATGGAACAATTGGCTTCACCAATTATTGCATCCCAGTGGATACAGCGAAGAGAAACTTAAGGAAGATGCAGTTTATTCATTAAAAATTAACACGGACTCACAATGGCGGGTAATTGTCCTGCATGGTGCAGGTGTGCAGGATTCGATTGATGGTATCCGGCGGGAAATAGTTAATTCAAAAATTACTGCACTATTTACCCTGCCATTTGCTGAAGATGAAATCGTAATTACCATTTCATCAACGCTTGAGGCTATAAAAAGGTTAACTGAGCGTTTAGGGGATTTTAACCATAGTATTGGCGTCGGCGAGTAA
- a CDS encoding PucR family transcriptional regulator, whose product MNGIRQSYQQARQAIFFNKGKEKITYSGNWQIERLATAVSAKEYNSICLGYEQRLEAIGEEYLKTVDIYFDMDFSIKNTAEILHIHRNTLLYRLDQVREKVGLDPRVFHDAFLLRMIRGRIKI is encoded by the coding sequence TTGAACGGTATCAGGCAATCATATCAACAAGCGAGGCAAGCTATATTCTTTAATAAAGGGAAAGAGAAAATAACGTATAGCGGGAATTGGCAAATAGAAAGGTTGGCCACAGCTGTTTCCGCTAAGGAATATAATAGTATTTGTTTGGGATATGAGCAACGGCTGGAAGCGATAGGTGAGGAGTACCTCAAAACAGTTGATATTTATTTTGACATGGATTTTTCCATAAAGAATACTGCAGAAATACTGCACATTCACCGGAACACGCTTCTTTACCGCTTAGATCAGGTGAGAGAAAAAGTAGGTTTGGACCCGCGTGTGTTTCATGATGCGTTTCTTTTACGGATGATTAGAGGTCGTATAAAAATATGA
- a CDS encoding glycerate kinase, protein MNIVVAPDSFKGSLTSIQASDIIKEAIKSVDARYQITMKPMADGGEGTLQSLLTSTHGTSIPVKCTGPLGGEIDTAYAIVNSNTAIIECASIAGLVQVPRFKRDPDITTTYGIGEVIIDALDKGCTSFVFGLGGSATNDGGLGMLMALGMKAWDENGNELEPFGKDLHRVTKVSFSGLDSRLLHAAIQVACDVDNPLCGERGATKVFGPQKGATEEQIGQYDMALDKYGDIIEGVFEKRLKNIPGAGAAGGLGFALLAIGAELISGAELLAGTMNVEGAIQHADLVLTGEGQSDEQTLYGKAPGYIASLAQKYHVPAILLSGSLDGDLDVLRERFAGCFSIVNKPLTLEECMEKADELLYEQTKQVIHLLRNIKNKG, encoded by the coding sequence ATGAACATCGTGGTCGCGCCGGATTCTTTTAAAGGGAGTCTAACATCAATTCAAGCATCGGACATTATAAAGGAAGCAATTAAAAGTGTTGATGCCCGTTACCAAATCACGATGAAGCCTATGGCAGATGGTGGTGAGGGGACCCTTCAATCATTACTTACATCGACACATGGGACCAGTATACCTGTAAAATGCACTGGACCTTTAGGGGGTGAAATAGATACTGCTTACGCGATAGTAAATTCAAATACAGCAATCATCGAATGTGCAAGCATTGCCGGGTTGGTTCAGGTTCCGCGTTTCAAGCGGGATCCTGATATAACGACAACTTACGGCATTGGTGAAGTAATCATCGATGCGCTGGATAAGGGATGTACATCGTTTGTGTTTGGTCTGGGCGGAAGTGCTACCAATGATGGTGGTCTTGGGATGTTAATGGCACTGGGGATGAAAGCATGGGATGAAAATGGGAATGAGCTGGAACCGTTTGGAAAAGACTTGCATCGTGTTACTAAGGTGAGTTTTTCAGGGCTTGATTCGAGACTTCTGCACGCTGCTATCCAAGTTGCATGTGATGTGGATAACCCATTATGTGGAGAAAGGGGGGCAACAAAAGTTTTTGGTCCACAGAAGGGGGCAACTGAAGAACAAATCGGGCAATATGACATGGCGCTGGATAAGTATGGAGACATCATCGAGGGTGTATTTGAAAAACGTTTAAAGAACATACCTGGCGCTGGTGCTGCGGGTGGACTGGGTTTTGCATTGTTGGCTATTGGAGCTGAACTCATTTCTGGTGCGGAGCTTTTAGCAGGCACAATGAATGTTGAGGGGGCAATCCAACATGCTGACCTCGTTTTAACTGGTGAAGGACAAAGTGATGAACAGACGCTTTACGGGAAAGCACCCGGCTATATTGCATCACTAGCTCAAAAATATCATGTTCCAGCTATATTGCTTTCAGGCAGTCTTGATGGAGATTTGGATGTATTAAGAGAGCGATTTGCAGGATGTTTTTCGATAGTTAATAAGCCATTAACACTTGAAGAGTGTATGGAAAAAGCTGATGAATTACTTTATGAACAGACAAAACAAGTGATTCATCTGCTGCGAAACATTAAAAACAAGGGGTGA
- a CDS encoding HAD family hydrolase produces MDYKILFLDIDGTILKPDHTYTESTKHAISKAKEQGIEVFLATGRPLHEIDDLAEELDIHSFIGYNGAFAVYQNETIVNEPMNKNTVEQFLQTAEANDHEMVLYTRDKNYYTSLSRPLVTNFIGTFQLKKNLTWEADKVDQILGVTVMNLPPSETALYEIEANIFMSPVTIAGIENCYDIIRTNVNKGFAVEKILELLNINPKQAIAFGDGMNDKEMLQAAGEGFAMGNAHPDLFEYAKNRTTTVSEDGIYNGLKKLGLDI; encoded by the coding sequence ATGGACTACAAAATATTATTTCTCGACATTGACGGCACCATATTGAAACCGGACCACACATACACAGAGTCAACAAAACATGCAATTTCTAAAGCAAAGGAACAAGGTATTGAAGTATTTCTTGCTACTGGACGCCCGCTGCATGAAATTGACGACTTAGCAGAAGAACTGGATATTCATTCCTTCATCGGGTATAACGGAGCATTTGCCGTATATCAAAATGAAACAATTGTAAATGAACCAATGAATAAAAACACTGTCGAGCAATTCCTTCAAACTGCTGAAGCCAACGATCACGAAATGGTGTTGTACACAAGGGATAAAAATTACTATACATCATTAAGCAGACCGCTTGTCACCAATTTCATAGGAACATTCCAATTGAAAAAAAATCTGACTTGGGAAGCTGATAAAGTGGATCAGATTTTAGGCGTAACCGTCATGAATCTGCCCCCATCAGAGACAGCACTTTATGAAATAGAAGCTAATATTTTTATGTCGCCGGTCACTATTGCAGGTATTGAGAACTGCTATGATATTATCCGTACAAATGTCAACAAAGGCTTTGCAGTTGAAAAAATCCTTGAACTGCTCAATATCAATCCCAAACAGGCAATTGCCTTCGGCGACGGCATGAACGATAAGGAAATGCTCCAGGCTGCAGGGGAAGGCTTTGCAATGGGCAATGCACACCCGGATCTTTTTGAATATGCCAAAAACAGAACGACGACTGTTTCCGAGGATGGTATATATAATGGATTGAAAAAGCTGGGACTGGATATATGA
- a CDS encoding alpha/beta-type small acid-soluble spore protein, whose product MADNKNDLLVPGAENAMDKMKEEIANEFGVQPGADTTARENGSVGGEMVKRMIKIAESSMGNQNK is encoded by the coding sequence GTGGCAGATAACAAAAACGATTTGTTAGTGCCTGGCGCGGAAAATGCAATGGATAAGATGAAAGAGGAAATTGCAAATGAATTTGGTGTTCAGCCTGGAGCGGATACCACTGCACGCGAGAACGGATCAGTGGGTGGCGAAATGGTCAAACGAATGATTAAAATCGCCGAGTCAAGCATGGGTAATCAGAATAAATAA